ACGTTGAATAAGTTGATAGTCAAAAATTGAGAAGTTAGAACAAATAGCCCTATTTTTGTAAAAAATATTTTTAGCACCATGGACGAGAATTTTGATTTTAGAAACGAAAATACTTTTGAATCGGATAGTGACCTAACCAATACGTTGCGCCCCTTATCTTTTGATGATTTTAAAGGACAGAAGAAAATCGTCGATAATCTTGAGATTTTTGTGAAAGCCGCTAAAATTAGATCCGAAGCCTTAGATCATGTTTTGTTGCATGGACCTCCAGGATTAGGTAAAACGACCCTTTCGAATATTATTGCAAATGAATTAGGTGTTGGTTTAAAAATAACTTCCGGACCTGTGCTTGATAAACCTGGTGATCTAGCTGGTTTGTTAACAAACCTAGAACCCCATGATGTTCTTTTTATTGATGAAATTCATCGACTCTCTCCTATCGTAGAAGAGTATCTTTACTCCGCTATGGAGGATTTCCGTATTGATATCATGATTGACAAAGGTCCTAGTGCACGTTCTATTCAAATTGAAATAGCTCCGTTTACATTGATTGGAGCAACTACAAGATCAGGACTTCTTACCAGCCCATTAAGAGCTCGATTTGGTATTAATAGTCATTTAGAGTATTATGACATTGATGTCCTATCTAAAATTGTGGTACGTTCTGCTGCCCTACTAAATGTTCCTATTGAAGAGAACGCTGCGCATGAGATTGCTTTTAGAAGTAGAGGAACTCCACGTATTGTCAACAGCTTACTTCGTCGTGTTAGAGATTTTGCGATGGTTAAAGGTAATGGGGCTATTGACTTGAAGATTACAAGATTTGCCCTAGAAGCACTCAATATTGATAAATATGGTTTGGATGAAATGGACAATAAGATTTTAGCAACGATCATAGATAAATTTAGAGGTGGTCCTGTTGGTATCTCCACTATTGCTACTGCTGTAGGGGAAGATGCTGGTACTATCGAAGAGGTATACGAACCTTTCTTAATTAAAGAGGGTTTTATTAAGAGAACGCCTCGGGGAAGGGAAGTGACTTCTTTAGCTTATTCCCACTTGGATCGAACAAATGTGGATAACCATCAAGAAAATAGATTGTTTTAATAATTTACAAAACATAATATTGTTTCTATTTATTATATTTGTACTCAATTATAATAAACAGAAACATTCTGTCGTAGATAAACCATACACTATATATAATGAGAACAATAGAGAAAATTTTAGAATTTTGTGTAATTCTAGGATTTATACTAAGAATGATGTTAGTCAATAATGGCTATTTAATTGAAGGTGTTTCACTCTTACTTATAGGAATCTTCTATTTTATATGGAGTATTTTCCGATTCAAAGATTATTCTTTTAGAAGAAAAGATCAAAGCACGTGTATCTATGATCCGATCTCTAAAAGGATGTCTTTATTAGCAGGTTTTGGACTGTTTTTAACATGTTCTGGTGCAGGACAACATATGGTTTTTATTACAAGTTCTAATGCGCTTGTATTTTTGGGTATGACCATCTTGTTGATTGTTGCCATTTCAGAGACAATTGTTTTCATAAAAGAGAAAAGAGTACATATCTCAAGAGTGTACAAACGTGTTTTTGTATGGCTGGCAATTGGTATTGGTGTTTGGTATATGTCAGGAGAGAGAGCTATTCAAGTTATTTATAGAAAACATCCTAGATTTATCAAGGCATATAAGGCAGTGAAGAAATACCCTGACAATGAAAAGTACCGTGAAATTATGTGGAACGAGTATGACAAAGTTATGGGTAAGAAAACCAATAGAGATAGTGGTGGCATCATATAATATCCAATATCAAGATTAAATAAAAAAAGGGACAACTTCTAAAAGTTGTCCCTTTTTTTATTTAAAGAGAATGCATTATCATGCTGTAATATAATCAATTGGAGATGTTTTAAACATGTTTAAAACTAGCTTGTTCCAAATATTAACTTATTATGAATATTGTAATTGTACATTGCCACATGAAGGACATATCCTCTCCTCTACTTGTTCTATTGAACATCATAAAAGAATGTAATTCAAGAATATCGTGATTAGATTATAAACCTTTGAACAATATTTTTTCTGTATCCTAATAATTTCTATCTTGAACAAAATAAATAAACAATCTATTTATATGTATGACTTCGTTTTAATGTGAAGGATATATGAAGTGAATAACAAGGTTTGTGTTCAGTTTAGCGTAACTAGGGGAATTATTATATGCAAAAGTTAAGTCTACAACAAAAGCTTCTACAGAAGCTGTCACCTCAGCAGATACAAGTAATAAAATTACTTGAACTTCCTACGTTACAACTAGAGCAACGTATCAAGAAAGAGTTAGAGGAAAACCCTATATTAGAATTGGAAAAGAGCTCATCAGATCAGGTGGATGAAGAGTACGACAACGAACTTAAGTCTAATAATGATGTTGATAATGAGGAGTTTTCTGTAGATGACTACTTAAATGATGAGGATCTACCCTCTTATAGATATCAAGCGAATAACTATTCATCGGATGATAAAACTCAAGATATGCCTCTAACAGAAGGAGCCTCATTTCATGAGATTTTAATGGAGCAGTTGGGGCTAATAGACCTGACAGAGGATGAATTAGTACTTGCAGAGAATATTGTTGGAAACATTGACGAAGATGGCTATTTGAGAAGAGATCTCGAATCGATCATGGATGATCTGTTATTTATGCAGAATATCCAGACAGATGAAGAGAAACTAAATGTTGTTTTAAAGAAGATTCAGACCTTAGATCCTGCTGGTGTTGGTGCCTCAGATCTTAGAGAGTGTTTGCTTCTTCAATTGAAAAGGAAGTCTGATCATGATCTTGTGATCGAAACTGCTACAGAATTAATAGAATTACATTTTGATGAGTTTTCTAAAAAACACTATGAGAAACTCATTAAGAAGATGGATATTGATGATGATCTTCTCAGACAAGCAATACAAGAGATATTACGTCTAAACCCAAAACCAGGAAGTTCTTATAGTAATACTATTGGGAGATCGAGTCAAGTGATCATTCCAGATTTTATTTTAGAGTTAACAGATGGGGAGTTGGTGTTAAATCTTAATCAACGTAACATTCCTGAACTTCGTGTTAATAGTACTTATTCGAATATTCTTAAAGATTACAAAAATTCTGGAGGTAAGAGTAACTCTCATCAAAAAGATACAGCACTTTTTGTAAAGCAGAAGCTTGATTCAGCCAAATGGTTTATCGATGCAGTAAGGCAACGACAACAGACACTTCTTCTTGTGATGAATGCTATCATTCATTATCAAAAAGAGTATTTCATTGACGGAGATGAAACCAAACTGAAGCCGATGATATTAAAAGACATCTCTGATCGTACAGGACTAGATATTTCAACCATATCTAGAGTGTCTAATAGCAAGTACATTCAGACTCATTTTGGTACGTTTCAAGTAAAATATTTCTTCTCTGAGGCAATGCATAAAGAGGATGGAGAAGAGGTGTCTACCAGAGAAATAAAACAAATTCTCAAGGAGTGTATTGAAGGGGAAGATAAACGTAAACCTCTTACAGATCAAAAGCTTTCGGACTTCTTGAAGCAAAAGAATTACAATATTGCTCGCCGTACTATTGCCAAATATAGGGAGCAGATGGGCTACCCAGTGGCACGTCTGCGAAAAGAGATTTGAGAAAGTTATAAACAATATCTTAATTGTTTATAATCGCTTCTCTTTCTAATTTTCATTTCGATATTATTGCTAAGAATAAGATCGAAATGAAAACTGATATTTGATATACTACTGTCCTATTATCGGATCCGTTCGAACATCTATTTAATTATAAGTTAGAGGTGGTATTTGAGTTTCTGAAATTCATGCTATTTTTTCTTGATTTAGAGGAGGATTACAATGATTAGAAAGGTATCTCCGCCGTACTTTAGTTACCCTTCCGTTACCCTTTAGTTACCCTTTGGTTACTATTAGAGTAAACGAAGGGTATCCAAAGGGTATCTATAAGGTATATGAAGTCACTTCTAATTCTATGTTATCGAGAGGTTCTGTAGCAGGGAGTGGACACTATCAGAAAATGGGTGTAAGTTTTATTTATCTATTATGATAAAAGTACTTTAAATGGAGATACATCTAATCTCCGTCTTTAGTGTATAATAAGATAAAAAAAGAGGTTTGAATCGAATTCCAAACCTCTTTCTGTTTATATTAGATAGGATCTTTATGAAAAGCTTCGACCTTTCCTTTTCGCTTAAATATCCAAGAATGCTTTAAAATATTACTTTTATCAGTAAGCTTTGTAAGCTCCTTCTCTGCTTGTTTTAATGACTGGAATGACTCAATAGTTACTTTAAATTGACCATTCTCATCTTGCATCAAAATAACAGGTTTGTATCCTAATTTTAAAAGCTGATCTTTTAGGATTGATGCATTAGAGAAGATGTTATAACTTCCTGCAACAACAAAGAATCTGTCTTTTAAGTTTACTCCTCTTACAGGAATTTTCTCAGCTTCTTTGTTATCCGGTTTTTCTGTAACAACAACCTTCTCATGTTTAATTACTTCTTGAATAACAGGAACCTCTTTAGGAACCTCTTTTACTTTTTTTTCTTGACAACTTACTAAAGTTATCAAGGCTAAAGTAATGATAAGAAAAATGTTTTTTTTCATAGCGCATATTTTATTTACTAAGGAAATGTCAACCACTTTGATAAATAACAAGTAGATTATTATAAAAGTTTCAACATCTTTCTTCCCTATGTCAAAGTAAGTAAAAGAAAAAGATGGTCTTATGACAGTTTTATATGTTATTCAACAAATTTGTATCCAACGCCTTTTAAAGTTTTGATATGATCACTACCAATTTTCTCTCTAAGCTTGCGAATATGTACATCAATTGTTCTGTCACCAACAATTACATTATCTCCCCAAACTGTATTATATATCTCTTCTCTAGTAAACACTTTCCCCGATTTTGATACAAGAAGGGATAAAAGTTCGAACTCTTTTCTAGGAAGAATCATCTCCTTACTGTCTTTAATCAAGAGATATTTCTCTTTATCAATAATAAGATCACTTATTCGTAGAATATTAGAATCTTCCTCTAATTCTGACGAATGAGAGTCATGTCTTTTTAGAAGTGCTTTGACACGGCTTATTAATACTTTTGGACGAATGGGTTTTGTTATGTAGTCATCCGCTCCTGCTTCGAAGCCTGCTATTTGAGAGTAGTCTTCTCCTCTTGCAGTAAGAAAAGCGATCACACAACCCTTAAGGGATGGTATCTTTCTAATCTCTTCACAAGCAACAATTCCATCCATTTCAGGCATCATTACATCAAGAATAATTAGATGAGGATTCTGCTTCACTGCTAGTTCAATAGCTTCTTCACCATTTTTAGCTGTAAAAACATTAAATCCCTCTCTACGAAGGTTGTAGCTTATGAATTCAAGAATATCTTCTTCGTCGTCAACAAGAAGAATGCTGTATTTGCTATATTCGTCGCTCATTTTATAATTGTTTTGGATGTACTCAAATATATAAAAAAAAAGGATAAAAGTTGGGGCATCTATTTCTCGAGGGTGAATGTAAAAGTGGTTCCTTGATCTGGAACACTTTTTACTTGGATTGATTGCTCGTGTGCTTCTAATATATGTTTCACGATTGCAAGGCCTAAACCTGTTCCTCCCTCTTTTCGTGATCTACTTTTATCTATTCGATAAAAACGCTCAAAGATTCTATGTACATGGTCGTTCTCAATCCCTGTACCATTATCAGAGATCTCTACCATAATATGATCTAGCATATCGTAGAATCCTACTTTAACGTATCCTCCTTTGAAACCATACTTCACTCCGTTTCCAATAAGGTTTCTAAGTACATCAAAGATTTTCATACGATCAGCATAAACAAGAATAGGTTTATCAAACTCTTTACCGAAACGAAGTCTAATATTCTTTTCACAAGCCTCTCTCTCTTCGAGATCAAACACCTCTTGGGCCAATTTAATAATATTAAATTTCGTTTTGTTTAGTTTCAACTCTCCTGCTTCAAGTTTTGTGATCGACTCTAGATCATCCACAATAGAGATCATTCTATCGACGCTCTTTTCTGTTCTCTCTAAGTAAAGTTTATTAATTTTTGGATCATCCATACCTCCATCAAGAAGGGTAAGAACATATCCTTGAATATTAAAGATAGGAGTTCTCAACTCATGAGATACATTCCCTAAAAAGTCTTTTCTATATTTTTCTAGTTCTCTAAGTCTTTTGATCTCTTCTGTTTTATAGTGTGACCACTCCTCTACTTCTTTGTGAACTTCATTGATTAGATCAATAGAGTTTGTGAGATTTTGAGTCCTCTTTTTGTCAGATACGGGAATGGATCTAACGATTTTATATATGGGTTTAAGTTTGTTATACACCAAACTATTTAAGATATAGTTTACAATCAGAATAGTTACAACAAGAAGAATCGGTACAGAAAGGCATAAAAACCATAATCTATGGTACACAAAATTAATTGTTAGGAATACAACAAAAATTAGAGTAAGTGCTAACGATAAGTATACAGAGAGACTTTTTAAAGAGTAGGATTTCATATTGCTTTATAAGTTATCATCCATTTAATAAGATCCAAAGATCAATAAAAAAACTATAAGAATATTGCAGTTAACCTAAACTTAACAATGGAGATATCTCTAACAAAAAAATCAATCTCAATTAACATTCGAGTAATTTAAAAAGAGGTTATTGCAGTAGTTAAAAACAAAAACCAAAATTAATCAATTACATTCATGGAAACGTTTTACATTACGTTGGTTGTCATTCTATTTGCATTGGCTATTTCTGATATTATTGTCGGTGTAAGTAATGATGCAGTCAACTTCTTGAACTCTGCTATTGGTTCAAAAGCTGCACCTAAATGGGTTATATTTGCTGTTGCAAGTGTGGGAATTTTAGTTGGGGCCACTTTCTCAAGCGGAATGATGGAGGTTGCAAGGAAAGGAATCATGAACCCTAATATGTTCATGTTTAATGAGATAATGATCATATTTGTAACGGTTATGATTACTGATATTATTCTCTTAGATGTCTTCAATTCTATTGGTCTGCCTACTTCGACGACCGTATCTATTGTTTTCGAATTGCTTGGATCTTCTGTTGCTGTAGCATTAGTCAAGATCTCCAATCTAGGACAGTCTATCTCAGATATCAACCAATATATCAACACAGACAAAGCATTGGCTATTATTTTTGGTATCCTTTTCTCTGTTGTGATCGCGTTTTCTATTGGCGCCATTGTCCAATGGATAACAAGACTTATTTTTTCATTTGATTATGGTAAGAAAATAAAATATTATGGCTCTATATTTGGAGGCTTCTGTTTGTCTTTTATTACATACTTTATTCTGATTAAAGGTGCAAAAGGTGCTTCATGGATTTCTCCGGAACATATAGCTTATATCAAGTCGAACACTTCTACAATTATTGTTGCCTGCTTTGTGGTATGCACTGTTATACTACAGTTAATCTCAATGATCTTTAAGAAGACAAATATTTTAAAGATCGTAGTATTAATAGGAACTTTTGCTTTGGCGATGGCTTTTGCTGGGAATGACCTTGTTAATTTCATTGGTGTACCATTGGCTGGTTTCGAATCGTTTAATGCTTGGAGAGACTCAGGTTTAGCTCCCGATGCAATGACAATGGAAGCATTAACAAAACCTGTTAAGACAGATACATATATGTTGTTGATTGCAGGTGTTATCATGATTGTCACGCTGATCACTTCAAAGAAGGCTAAGAAAGTGATTGCGACCTCTCTAAGTCTATCAAATCAAGGAGAGTCTGAGGAGAAATTTGAAGCTTCTGCTACCTCAAGAGCTATTGTTCGATCATCGATGTCTTTATCTAAGGGGTTAGGATGTGTTGTCTCTGAAGGGATTAAGAGTCGTGTTAGAAAACGTTTTACCAAGGTCGATAAGAGTGATGAAGAGACCTCTTTTGATTTAATTAGAGCTTCAATAAACTTAGTTGTTGCGAGTATTCTAATTTCTATTGGTACATCATACAAACTCCCATTGTCTACAACTTATGTTACTTTTATGGTAGCTATGGGTACCTCTTTGTCTGATAAGGCATGGGATAGAGAGTCTGCTGTTTATCGTATCTCAGGTGTATTTACAGTGATTGGAGGATGGTTTCTTACTGCTATTGTAGCATTTACAAGTTCTGCTATCATCGGAGCTACTATTAGTGTAGGGGGTAAAGCTTTTATATTTGTTTTCCTTGGTTTGGCTATCTTCTTGGTTGTGAAGTCTACAATTAAGAGTAATAAATTGGATAAGGAAGAAGAAGAAGAAGAAGATCTTTCAGAACCAGTGTTGGAAACTACGAAGGTTTTAGAGAAGAGTAAGCAGCGTGTTACCAACTCTATTCTGATTAGTTCTAAAGGTTATAGTGTTTCTATTGAGAACTTCTTGAATGAGGATCGAAAGAATATCAAGGAGGTCATGGGAGAAGTTTCCTATTTGGATAGAAAAACGAAGAAGTGGAAAAATAATGTGAATAGTGTGGTACTAAGACTACAGGCTGATTCTGTCGAGACAGGTCACTATTATGTACAAATTGTTGACTATTTAAGGGAGTTGTCTCATTCAATGAACTATATCATTACTCCATTATACGAACACCTTAGCAACAATCATCGACCGTTTACTGAGGTTCAAACAGAAGAGTTAATTCAACTAGTTAATAGAGTAAACGATTTCTATAATGCTGTGATTCATATTGTGAAAGAAGAGCGATTTGATAAAATTGATGAGCTTATTTCTTCACGAGTGGAAGTAGTAGAGTATATGTCTTCTTTAGAGAAACTTCAGATTAAACGAATTAAGAGTAAAGAGGTTAATACACGTAATTCTGTGTTATTTTTCAATATCTTATCGGAGTCGAAGAACCTTATGTTCCACTCGGTAAATATTACCAAAGCATACCGTGATTTCGTGAAATATTCTAAAGATGCGATTTAATCGTATATTTTAATTGAATATGATAAAGAGAGTCCGAAAGGATTCTCTTTTCAGTTCTAATAAAGAGAATACAATCTTTAAAAATAGACTAAGGTTCTTATTGATAAGGGATAAAAAAATAAACCAACTATCTTTATGGAGATCGTTGGTTTATCGATTAGTCACTTTGGATAGCCTACATATTAGCAATTCGGGTAAGCCTCGGTAGATTGACGAATTTAATCTCTCTACCTTTAATCTCTATGATACTATCATGTTTAAATTCTGATAGAAGTCGAATAACAGACTCGGTGGCAGTTCCAACCATATTGGCAATCTCTTCTCTTGTAAGAGATACTTGTAGAATGTTGTTATTGTCTACACCAAACTTTTCGCGTAACATGATTAGTACTTCAGCAACTCTTTCACGCACTGTCTTGTGTGCAATATCTGTGATATAGTTATTTGCATCTTTCAACTCTTTACAAACTACTTGAAGGGTACTTAAAGCAAATTTGTGGTTTGTAGATAGAATCGATGTAAGGGTGTTGTATGGAACATGTACCAATACAGCTTGCTCAATTACTTTCGCTGTAGTACAAGCTCCTTCTTTACTGAGAAGAGATCGGTAAGCAATGATATCTCCTTTGGTAACAAAACGAATGATTTGCTCTTTACCATCACTACCAGTTTTTATAATCTTAAGCACACCACTCATAATACAGTAAAAACCTGTAAGTCTTTTACCTTCATGATAGATGACATCTCCTTTTTTATACTGACTAGTAGATTTTTCATCATTTAATAAGAATAGCTCATCAGGAGATAGAGACTTAAAAAAAGTAAATGTTGATAAATCATACTCTTCTTGTAGGGGGTGAATATAATTCTTCATAGTATTAGTTTGTTTGGATCAATTAGATATAATTGTAAATGTATAATAAAAGGTTGGAGAAAAAAAGATAAAAAAAAGGTAAAACTCCTCCTATTTAATGTTCATTGCGTGTTTTGCAACATGTTTGATTATCAAAAGAATAGTCACTTATACCTCTCCTATATTGATGATTGAAAGAACTTTTATTTGTTCACTATTGTTTTATAATTATGATGTGTGATAATAAAACAATTTGCTATGCATAAGCTTGCTTTAGTTACAGGTTGTAGTAAAAGAATAGGTCGTGAAGTTTCTTTAAGATTGGCTTCGCTAGGCTACTCTCTTATTCTACATTACAATACAGATAGAAAAGGGGTCGATAATTTAAAACAAGATCTCGTAGAAACATATGAAAACTTACAATTTTATGAATTTCAAGGAGACCTTCGTTGTCCTCGTTTTGTGGAAGATCTCTCCCAATTCTGTTCGAATAATTGTCTTATTGTAAACCTATTAATACATAATGCGTCGATATTTAATAAGGATGATTTTTCAACGCTTTCTTATGAATCTTTGCAGAATAACTACAGTATTCACCTTTTTCAACCATTGTTAATAACCAAATGGTTTTGTGGTCAAGTGGTCGAAGGTCAGGTGATTACCATTGTAGATCAGGCAGTGACTCGAAATGATAGTGGATATTGGTCTTATATATTATCGAAAAAGTCTCTATTGGATGCGACTAAAATGATGGCACTAGAATTGGCTCCAAATTTTAGGGTGAATGCAATCTTACCAGGAATGATATTACCATCTGTACATGGCTCTTCTGATCAGTTTAAGAATGAGGTTCTCTATACTCCATTACAAATATCCCCAGGAATTGTTTCTATTCTCTCTACTCTGACATACTTTATAGAGAACAGGTGGTGTACAGGGCAGATTATCTATTGCAATGGCGGAGAACATTTGAATTAAAAATAATAATAAATGCAAATACGTATTCAAAAACTTCACTTAAGAACATATATTGGCTTTAATAAAGAAGAACAAGAGAAGAAGCAGGATATTTATGTTCATATAAAGATACAAGTGCCTTTTCATGAAAAACTTGAATCGGATGATGTCTCTTCTATATATAACTATAAGTCGATTACCAAACAGGTTATATTGTTTGTTGAAGAGAATCGGTTTTTACTTCTTGAAAAACTAACTAATAATATTGCGGATATCGTTTTATCAGATTCTCGTGTGGAGTCGGTTGAAGTGGAAGTGGAAAAGCCTTTTGCTTTAAGGTTTGCTGATTCTGTGTCTGTTACTATCGTTAAAGAAAAATAATCATGAATAAGGTAATTATCTCACTGGGATCTAATATTTCCCCTGACCATAATATTCCAAGTGCTATATTATTACTTTCGTTAAAGCATCGTTTATTGGACATTACAAAAGTAGAGATAACAGATCCTATTGGTATTGAGGATCAAAGTAAATTTCATAATGCCGCACTTCTTGTGGAGACGTGGTTTAGTCAAGATGCTTTCAACACTTTTCTTAAAGAGA
The Prolixibacteraceae bacterium DNA segment above includes these coding regions:
- the ruvB gene encoding Holliday junction branch migration DNA helicase RuvB, whose translation is MDENFDFRNENTFESDSDLTNTLRPLSFDDFKGQKKIVDNLEIFVKAAKIRSEALDHVLLHGPPGLGKTTLSNIIANELGVGLKITSGPVLDKPGDLAGLLTNLEPHDVLFIDEIHRLSPIVEEYLYSAMEDFRIDIMIDKGPSARSIQIEIAPFTLIGATTRSGLLTSPLRARFGINSHLEYYDIDVLSKIVVRSAALLNVPIEENAAHEIAFRSRGTPRIVNSLLRRVRDFAMVKGNGAIDLKITRFALEALNIDKYGLDEMDNKILATIIDKFRGGPVGISTIATAVGEDAGTIEEVYEPFLIKEGFIKRTPRGREVTSLAYSHLDRTNVDNHQENRLF
- a CDS encoding inorganic phosphate transporter; this encodes METFYITLVVILFALAISDIIVGVSNDAVNFLNSAIGSKAAPKWVIFAVASVGILVGATFSSGMMEVARKGIMNPNMFMFNEIMIIFVTVMITDIILLDVFNSIGLPTSTTVSIVFELLGSSVAVALVKISNLGQSISDINQYINTDKALAIIFGILFSVVIAFSIGAIVQWITRLIFSFDYGKKIKYYGSIFGGFCLSFITYFILIKGAKGASWISPEHIAYIKSNTSTIIVACFVVCTVILQLISMIFKKTNILKIVVLIGTFALAMAFAGNDLVNFIGVPLAGFESFNAWRDSGLAPDAMTMEALTKPVKTDTYMLLIAGVIMIVTLITSKKAKKVIATSLSLSNQGESEEKFEASATSRAIVRSSMSLSKGLGCVVSEGIKSRVRKRFTKVDKSDEETSFDLIRASINLVVASILISIGTSYKLPLSTTYVTFMVAMGTSLSDKAWDRESAVYRISGVFTVIGGWFLTAIVAFTSSAIIGATISVGGKAFIFVFLGLAIFLVVKSTIKSNKLDKEEEEEEDLSEPVLETTKVLEKSKQRVTNSILISSKGYSVSIENFLNEDRKNIKEVMGEVSYLDRKTKKWKNNVNSVVLRLQADSVETGHYYVQIVDYLRELSHSMNYIITPLYEHLSNNHRPFTEVQTEELIQLVNRVNDFYNAVIHIVKEERFDKIDELISSRVEVVEYMSSLEKLQIKRIKSKEVNTRNSVLFFNILSESKNLMFHSVNITKAYRDFVKYSKDAI
- a CDS encoding sensor histidine kinase — translated: MKSYSLKSLSVYLSLALTLIFVVFLTINFVYHRLWFLCLSVPILLVVTILIVNYILNSLVYNKLKPIYKIVRSIPVSDKKRTQNLTNSIDLINEVHKEVEEWSHYKTEEIKRLRELEKYRKDFLGNVSHELRTPIFNIQGYVLTLLDGGMDDPKINKLYLERTEKSVDRMISIVDDLESITKLEAGELKLNKTKFNIIKLAQEVFDLEEREACEKNIRLRFGKEFDKPILVYADRMKIFDVLRNLIGNGVKYGFKGGYVKVGFYDMLDHIMVEISDNGTGIENDHVHRIFERFYRIDKSRSRKEGGTGLGLAIVKHILEAHEQSIQVKSVPDQGTTFTFTLEK
- a CDS encoding SDR family NAD(P)-dependent oxidoreductase codes for the protein MHKLALVTGCSKRIGREVSLRLASLGYSLILHYNTDRKGVDNLKQDLVETYENLQFYEFQGDLRCPRFVEDLSQFCSNNCLIVNLLIHNASIFNKDDFSTLSYESLQNNYSIHLFQPLLITKWFCGQVVEGQVITIVDQAVTRNDSGYWSYILSKKSLLDATKMMALELAPNFRVNAILPGMILPSVHGSSDQFKNEVLYTPLQISPGIVSILSTLTYFIENRWCTGQIIYCNGGEHLN
- a CDS encoding response regulator transcription factor, with the protein product MSDEYSKYSILLVDDEEDILEFISYNLRREGFNVFTAKNGEEAIELAVKQNPHLIILDVMMPEMDGIVACEEIRKIPSLKGCVIAFLTARGEDYSQIAGFEAGADDYITKPIRPKVLISRVKALLKRHDSHSSELEEDSNILRISDLIIDKEKYLLIKDSKEMILPRKEFELLSLLVSKSGKVFTREEIYNTVWGDNVIVGDRTIDVHIRKLREKIGSDHIKTLKGVGYKFVE
- a CDS encoding SPOR domain-containing protein encodes the protein MKKNIFLIITLALITLVSCQEKKVKEVPKEVPVIQEVIKHEKVVVTEKPDNKEAEKIPVRGVNLKDRFFVVAGSYNIFSNASILKDQLLKLGYKPVILMQDENGQFKVTIESFQSLKQAEKELTKLTDKSNILKHSWIFKRKGKVEAFHKDPI
- a CDS encoding FolB domain-containing protein, with the protein product MQIRIQKLHLRTYIGFNKEEQEKKQDIYVHIKIQVPFHEKLESDDVSSIYNYKSITKQVILFVEENRFLLLEKLTNNIADIVLSDSRVESVEVEVEKPFALRFADSVSVTIVKEK
- a CDS encoding Crp/Fnr family transcriptional regulator; translation: MKNYIHPLQEEYDLSTFTFFKSLSPDELFLLNDEKSTSQYKKGDVIYHEGKRLTGFYCIMSGVLKIIKTGSDGKEQIIRFVTKGDIIAYRSLLSKEGACTTAKVIEQAVLVHVPYNTLTSILSTNHKFALSTLQVVCKELKDANNYITDIAHKTVRERVAEVLIMLREKFGVDNNNILQVSLTREEIANMVGTATESVIRLLSEFKHDSIIEIKGREIKFVNLPRLTRIANM
- the folK gene encoding 2-amino-4-hydroxy-6-hydroxymethyldihydropteridine diphosphokinase → MMNKVIISLGSNISPDHNIPSAILLLSLKHRLLDITKVEITDPIGIEDQSKFHNAALLVETWFSQDAFNTFLKEIEDTLLRDRSAPKFGPRTIDLDIVVWNGNIVDNDYYKRDFLKRHTDMLLNN
- the rpoN gene encoding RNA polymerase factor sigma-54: MQKLSLQQKLLQKLSPQQIQVIKLLELPTLQLEQRIKKELEENPILELEKSSSDQVDEEYDNELKSNNDVDNEEFSVDDYLNDEDLPSYRYQANNYSSDDKTQDMPLTEGASFHEILMEQLGLIDLTEDELVLAENIVGNIDEDGYLRRDLESIMDDLLFMQNIQTDEEKLNVVLKKIQTLDPAGVGASDLRECLLLQLKRKSDHDLVIETATELIELHFDEFSKKHYEKLIKKMDIDDDLLRQAIQEILRLNPKPGSSYSNTIGRSSQVIIPDFILELTDGELVLNLNQRNIPELRVNSTYSNILKDYKNSGGKSNSHQKDTALFVKQKLDSAKWFIDAVRQRQQTLLLVMNAIIHYQKEYFIDGDETKLKPMILKDISDRTGLDISTISRVSNSKYIQTHFGTFQVKYFFSEAMHKEDGEEVSTREIKQILKECIEGEDKRKPLTDQKLSDFLKQKNYNIARRTIAKYREQMGYPVARLRKEI